A portion of the Bacillus thuringiensis genome contains these proteins:
- the hfq gene encoding RNA chaperone Hfq, giving the protein MYNLKEDMLEQLNENKGIVTVFLQNGVPVRGQILAMDKFTVLMMVHGKQQLIYKQASSTILR; this is encoded by the coding sequence ATGTATAACCTAAAAGAAGATATGTTGGAACAATTGAACGAGAATAAAGGGATCGTTACTGTATTTTTACAGAATGGCGTTCCAGTACGTGGGCAGATCCTTGCAATGGATAAATTCACCGTTCTTATGATGGTTCATGGTAAGCAACAGTTAATCTACAAACAAGCTTCTTCCACAATTCTTAGGTAA
- a CDS encoding RICIN domain-containing protein: MKYKDRKDAKRKYKQVILTTVTTMTLGVSTLGPTASAFAAEGDNSSVISSLETQVKNTELSENNLINNVKKQINDLGPAVKFVGTTTSELIKFANEGPEQLNDTLRAITIAGTGLIPGGGMLVAPMISSIWPETNGINSQLNKLRTDLTKLTNKIDNEINNEQLNSLSIKFKTLRDSLTNLEKVVNADNAQNADNSQKNYEDTKTQRGILANNIQYSFRSLLDYTSDDKHKDINLPIYTKVALAHLLFLNSVSHKAVSSKMNITEQSLKEIYMKDGFGAITNSYLLHIKKTYDDTTAPHIKKIKQVPEFHFNLGDAENQIKDLKDRLSKVKEQHRQWALDWGRGGGIVPIGGKEDTKFKSDIAILEDAISSYEFVEKFYNTTVNDPAIPAMKELAKENEKYYSLNEGTYKIVYPQANKIVDFGEHGIEHPVIWDSHDGKNQQWEFKYDADKKAYQIINKEDGRVLAYNTTPNADDTALVTENQHKPEHYWILEGTGDGNVMLVNYENKNKVLDVYDTRTESGARLYVRDKINNSAAQKFKLVKIG, translated from the coding sequence ATGAAGTACAAAGATAGAAAAGATGCAAAACGTAAATACAAACAAGTCATTCTTACAACAGTAACAACAATGACTTTAGGAGTTAGTACATTAGGACCCACAGCCTCTGCATTCGCTGCTGAAGGAGATAACAGTTCAGTTATTTCATCACTAGAGACTCAAGTGAAAAACACTGAACTGTCAGAAAATAACTTGATAAACAATGTAAAGAAGCAAATAAATGATCTAGGGCCGGCAGTCAAATTTGTGGGAACTACAACGAGTGAACTTATTAAATTTGCAAATGAAGGCCCTGAACAATTGAACGATACCTTAAGGGCGATAACCATAGCAGGCACTGGTCTCATTCCAGGTGGAGGAATGCTTGTTGCTCCGATGATTAGTTCCATTTGGCCAGAAACAAATGGCATTAATTCACAGCTAAACAAACTAAGAACCGATCTTACTAAGCTGACAAATAAAATTGATAATGAAATTAATAACGAACAACTTAACTCGCTTAGCATTAAATTCAAAACATTAAGGGACTCACTAACAAATCTTGAAAAAGTAGTAAATGCTGATAATGCTCAGAATGCTGATAATAGCCAGAAAAATTATGAAGACACCAAGACTCAACGTGGTATATTGGCAAATAACATTCAGTATTCATTTAGGAGTCTTTTAGATTACACTTCGGATGATAAACACAAAGATATAAATTTACCTATATACACTAAAGTTGCGCTTGCTCATTTACTGTTTTTAAACTCAGTAAGTCATAAAGCAGTATCTTCTAAAATGAATATTACAGAGCAAAGCTTAAAAGAAATATATATGAAAGATGGGTTTGGAGCAATTACTAATAGCTATTTATTGCATATAAAGAAAACATATGATGATACTACAGCCCCACACATCAAAAAGATAAAACAGGTACCAGAATTCCACTTCAACCTTGGTGATGCAGAGAATCAGATAAAAGATTTGAAAGATAGACTAAGTAAGGTCAAAGAGCAACACAGGCAATGGGCTCTAGACTGGGGTCGTGGCGGTGGTATTGTACCAATTGGGGGCAAGGAAGATACAAAATTCAAATCTGATATAGCTATCCTGGAGGATGCTATATCTTCATATGAATTCGTAGAAAAATTCTACAATACAACAGTCAATGACCCGGCGATCCCGGCGATGAAAGAACTAGCAAAAGAGAATGAAAAATATTATTCTTTGAATGAGGGAACTTACAAAATAGTATACCCACAAGCAAACAAGATTGTCGATTTTGGGGAGCATGGGATAGAACATCCAGTGATATGGGATTCTCATGATGGAAAGAACCAACAATGGGAATTCAAATATGATGCTGATAAAAAAGCTTATCAAATCATCAACAAAGAGGATGGCAGGGTCTTAGCCTATAATACTACACCTAATGCGGACGATACAGCCCTTGTTACAGAAAATCAGCATAAGCCAGAGCATTATTGGATTTTAGAAGGTACCGGAGATGGCAATGTCATGTTAGTGAATTATGAGAACAAAAATAAAGTATTAGATGTTTACGATACAAGAACAGAAAGTGGTGCAAGATTATATGTTCGGGACAAAATCAACAATAGCGCTGCACAAAAATTTAAATTAGTTAAAATAGGCTAA
- a CDS encoding tyrosine-type recombinase/integrase has protein sequence MRVQEVILENGKRYILVDSDGVPVIPVVKYLKYLDVTGKSSNTQKTYCYALKQYFLYLQETEKDYKHIRLEDLVEFVGWLRNPYESTKVMSLRPVQTKKTERTVNLTVTAVTNFYDYLYRNEELPRDMEEKLIRQVFTGGRTRYKSFLHHVNKDKPSMRNVLKIKEPRKRVQTLTIEQVEQVLAATTNIRDTFLIRLLFKTGLRIGEALSLFLEDFKFSHQKGHRIRLTDRGEFENSAKLKTGEREIFVSQELMDLYDDYMYDVVDELDFETNFVFVKLRGKNKGKPMTYGDVEALFKRLRQKIGLNIHPHLFRHTHATMYYQETKDIKQVQERLGHSQIQTTMNLYLHPSDEDTRKVWEKAQGAFQIKQQNGGKE, from the coding sequence ATGCGTGTACAAGAGGTGATCCTAGAGAATGGAAAGAGATACATATTAGTAGATTCAGATGGGGTTCCTGTGATTCCTGTGGTGAAGTACCTCAAGTATTTGGATGTTACAGGGAAAAGCAGCAACACACAGAAGACTTATTGTTATGCACTCAAACAGTATTTCCTGTACTTACAGGAAACAGAGAAAGATTACAAGCATATAAGATTAGAGGACTTGGTGGAGTTTGTGGGATGGCTTCGGAATCCGTATGAGAGCACCAAGGTAATGTCCCTTCGACCTGTGCAGACAAAGAAAACAGAAAGGACAGTGAACCTTACGGTTACTGCTGTCACAAACTTCTATGACTATTTATACCGAAATGAGGAGTTGCCACGTGATATGGAAGAGAAATTGATACGTCAGGTCTTTACAGGCGGGAGAACGCGGTATAAGAGTTTCCTTCATCATGTCAACAAGGACAAGCCATCCATGCGGAATGTGTTGAAGATAAAAGAACCTCGCAAGAGGGTGCAGACACTTACAATAGAACAGGTGGAGCAAGTCTTAGCGGCAACAACGAATATACGGGATACCTTTCTCATCCGACTCTTGTTTAAGACGGGGTTAAGAATTGGAGAGGCTCTTTCTTTATTTTTGGAGGATTTCAAGTTTAGTCATCAAAAAGGACATCGTATTCGTCTGACGGATCGCGGGGAATTTGAGAACAGTGCGAAACTAAAAACAGGGGAACGAGAAATCTTTGTTTCACAGGAGCTCATGGACTTATATGATGACTACATGTATGATGTCGTTGACGAATTGGACTTCGAAACCAATTTTGTGTTCGTCAAACTGCGCGGTAAGAACAAGGGTAAACCGATGACCTATGGTGACGTGGAAGCTCTATTCAAGCGGTTACGTCAGAAAATAGGGCTGAACATCCACCCTCACCTGTTCCGTCATACGCACGCGACGATGTACTATCAAGAAACGAAGGATATTAAACAGGTGCAAGAGCGACTGGGCCATTCACAAATCCAAACGACCATGAACCTGTACCTTCATCCTTCGGACGAAGATACCCGTAAGGTTTGGGAAAAGGCACAGGGAGCATTTCAAATCAAACAACAGAATGGCGGGAAAGAATGA
- a CDS encoding DUF6262 family protein, whose amino-acid sequence MANYDRKEHLKAIHASRKATTSQKVDKAIQRLVRANGPINFNSVASEAGVAKATLYNSRELRERIESLRQQQAEAPTPKQIKREIDENNKDAVIASLKRKIKRLEEEKKQLREQLKVAYAEVYRKI is encoded by the coding sequence ATGGCTAACTACGATCGTAAAGAACATTTAAAAGCAATTCATGCATCAAGAAAAGCGACTACTTCGCAAAAGGTGGATAAAGCCATCCAAAGGCTCGTGCGAGCCAATGGTCCTATCAATTTTAATAGTGTGGCAAGCGAGGCTGGCGTAGCAAAAGCGACGCTATACAACAGCCGTGAGCTGCGTGAACGGATTGAGAGCCTGCGCCAGCAACAAGCGGAAGCTCCTACACCAAAACAAATCAAGCGTGAAATAGATGAAAATAATAAAGATGCAGTTATCGCCTCTTTGAAACGTAAGATTAAGAGGTTAGAAGAAGAGAAAAAACAACTGCGTGAGCAATTGAAGGTTGCTTATGCAGAAGTTTATAGAAAGATTTGA
- a CDS encoding hybrid sensor histidine kinase/response regulator transcription factor: MLDMVKYWFWYDWIMLGVRILVSVSIVVITLDFQNGLTLPLWIIIFWEVVAFSIPWVALLFNYKYYLSTEILLYGGLCIYLTSLFPEANKTFLISVFLIAANSKHLSYYWTAPTTVFITTGILYAVAPSNSYWILVTYYGLAYVMGFAFHLLIVNHKQNEAIRKQNAVLEQYMSQIERITLAEERNRLSNELHDTVGHAYTSIIMGMETLRTELATEMGIQRLDSLLEMGRKSIEDVRGYLHQMDSPCQSSSLIQSLQNLGAEFQEHAQVNVSFRTFGEEYQLSWQAKITFVRCLQESLTNAVRHGQGTEIIVSLQFEQQYTRLEVQDNGKGNVEWQEGFGMNAMKERTMNLQGHLSVYTKPEEGMLVTCTIPRQTEIKDGLIRLLIVDDQPFVRESLRTLLDRYEDLNVVGLAEDGNQAIDLCGRLQPHVILMDLDMQHMDGVEATKKIKQQWPHIRVLIFTTFQDTEQALESLRNGADGFLLKSIETLELANTIRLIHKGGTLIDQGMSHKIFEKFDAQKETPQSKATAYELTAREIEILQLVAKGLRYTTIASRLYLSNGTVRNYASTAYAKLGVRNKEEAVQKALEIGIIE, encoded by the coding sequence TTGTTAGATATGGTTAAGTATTGGTTTTGGTACGATTGGATTATGTTAGGAGTCCGTATACTTGTTAGTGTCTCTATCGTCGTAATCACATTAGATTTTCAGAATGGTTTGACATTGCCACTTTGGATTATTATTTTTTGGGAGGTTGTTGCCTTCTCTATTCCATGGGTAGCCTTACTGTTCAATTACAAATATTACTTGTCCACAGAAATACTGCTATATGGTGGACTGTGTATATATTTAACCTCCTTATTTCCGGAAGCTAACAAGACATTTCTTATATCGGTGTTTCTAATTGCTGCGAATAGTAAGCATTTGTCCTATTATTGGACAGCTCCAACAACAGTTTTTATAACAACTGGAATTCTCTATGCGGTTGCGCCAAGTAATAGCTATTGGATTTTGGTTACCTACTATGGACTTGCTTATGTAATGGGCTTCGCTTTCCATTTATTAATCGTCAATCATAAGCAAAATGAAGCGATTCGTAAACAAAACGCGGTACTTGAGCAATATATGTCTCAAATTGAACGCATTACATTGGCAGAAGAACGGAACAGACTGTCGAATGAGCTTCATGATACAGTTGGTCACGCTTATACTTCTATTATTATGGGGATGGAAACGTTGCGTACCGAACTTGCTACTGAAATGGGTATACAGAGGCTAGATTCTCTGCTTGAAATGGGACGTAAAAGCATCGAGGACGTAAGAGGTTACCTACATCAAATGGATTCTCCGTGTCAATCGTCTTCCTTGATTCAATCTCTACAAAATCTTGGAGCCGAATTTCAGGAGCACGCTCAGGTAAATGTAAGTTTTAGGACATTCGGAGAGGAATATCAACTATCTTGGCAAGCGAAGATCACATTCGTTCGTTGCTTACAGGAGTCCCTTACGAATGCAGTACGTCATGGTCAAGGGACTGAAATTATAGTTTCATTGCAGTTTGAACAACAATATACGAGGTTAGAAGTTCAAGATAATGGAAAAGGAAATGTAGAATGGCAGGAAGGCTTCGGTATGAATGCGATGAAAGAACGGACAATGAACTTGCAAGGTCATTTGTCTGTATATACAAAGCCAGAGGAAGGAATGCTTGTTACATGTACCATACCGCGACAAACTGAAATAAAAGATGGACTTATTCGTTTGTTAATTGTAGACGATCAGCCATTTGTTCGGGAAAGTTTGAGGACACTACTCGATAGATATGAAGATTTAAATGTAGTCGGCTTGGCTGAGGATGGCAATCAAGCCATCGATTTGTGTGGGCGCCTTCAACCTCATGTTATACTTATGGATTTAGATATGCAGCACATGGATGGAGTTGAAGCAACCAAAAAGATTAAACAACAATGGCCACATATCCGCGTATTAATTTTCACAACTTTTCAGGATACCGAACAGGCGTTGGAATCACTTCGCAACGGTGCGGATGGTTTTTTACTCAAATCTATTGAAACATTGGAGCTAGCTAATACGATCCGACTTATTCACAAAGGTGGGACACTAATTGATCAGGGAATGTCTCACAAAATATTTGAGAAGTTTGATGCGCAAAAAGAGACACCACAATCAAAAGCAACCGCTTATGAGCTAACAGCTAGGGAGATAGAAATATTGCAGCTAGTAGCAAAGGGACTTCGATACACTACCATAGCATCAAGGTTATATTTATCGAATGGTACGGTCAGAAATTATGCTTCCACAGCTTATGCAAAGCTAGGAGTCCGCAACAAAGAAGAAGCTGTTCAAAAGGCTCTAGAAATTGGAATTATCGAATAA
- a CDS encoding sensor domain-containing protein has protein sequence MKSRFIQNGYFLLLTFVTGLFYFCFYLIALLFSFTLSFTVIGIPLVIRVLQTTTPFIQFERIQTKIYTDISTDSYDRSITIDTSNWAQVKLELTDRRTWSAVFWLMQKFVIGIFSLISAIMFYVMPLMLLLAPLLYHYIEMNIIFIQIDTFTKSLFVMLMGIVFTAISIRIVDRLTKKIGGYTRSMIRQLNQ, from the coding sequence ATGAAATCAAGATTCATACAGAATGGTTATTTTTTATTGCTAACTTTCGTTACAGGATTGTTTTATTTTTGTTTTTATCTAATAGCTCTGCTATTCAGCTTCACCCTTTCATTTACGGTAATTGGAATTCCACTAGTTATACGCGTACTACAGACTACTACACCTTTTATCCAATTCGAGCGCATACAGACGAAAATTTATACAGATATTTCAACAGACTCTTATGATAGAAGTATAACAATAGATACATCAAACTGGGCTCAGGTAAAATTAGAGCTTACTGATCGTCGCACTTGGTCTGCTGTCTTTTGGTTAATGCAGAAATTTGTGATTGGCATTTTTAGTCTCATTAGTGCAATTATGTTTTATGTAATGCCACTTATGTTGCTGTTAGCACCACTACTGTATCACTACATAGAAATGAATATTATATTCATACAGATAGATACTTTTACCAAGTCACTCTTTGTAATGCTTATGGGTATAGTATTTACCGCCATAAGTATTAGAATAGTAGATCGTTTGACAAAGAAAATTGGAGGCTATACACGTAGCATGATCCGGCAACTAAATCAATAG
- a CDS encoding erythromycin esterase family protein, which produces MNKKRIIAMVSTALLVTGCVEVGKAQTVAVENSGQSIQKNIVKSIQSQAYPLKTIEPSKSFEDLKPLKKMIGSAQYIGLGENTHGSSEIFTMKFRIVKYLVTEMGFTNFTMEEDWGNGLKLNEYIQTGKGNPREFLNLLYPTDEIIAMIEWMKDYNANPSNKKKIQFIGLDLKQLDQGCFNKVIDYVRLHRPDLLAEVEENYKELSAFNGGIQEYMNLAPEIKEKFKANAERVAKLLKDENGQAKTELVSPEYIWAKATAIVIEKYTTMLIPNDYPSVLKLHEQYLADHAMWAQETLGGKTMVWGHNIHIAKGIIDEKLYPYVAGQFLKERLDNNYVTIGSTTTEGNFTLYNDTGDKIITDPIPQDVNSFNYTFGKVPYNMFLLDNRHLKGPAEKWVKAKRPLLSIGARLLPNESAYFDKSLLEQFDIIFHIRKTSPSHIK; this is translated from the coding sequence ATGAATAAGAAAAGAATAATTGCAATGGTTAGTACAGCTTTATTAGTCACAGGATGCGTGGAAGTAGGGAAGGCTCAAACAGTAGCAGTCGAAAATTCAGGTCAATCAATCCAAAAAAATATAGTTAAATCCATACAATCGCAGGCTTACCCATTAAAAACGATAGAGCCATCAAAATCATTTGAGGATTTAAAACCACTTAAGAAAATGATTGGGAGCGCACAATATATAGGATTAGGAGAGAATACTCATGGAAGCTCTGAAATTTTCACTATGAAGTTTCGAATTGTAAAATATTTGGTTACTGAGATGGGTTTTACAAATTTCACAATGGAGGAAGATTGGGGAAACGGCTTAAAGCTAAATGAATATATCCAAACAGGAAAAGGAAATCCTAGGGAATTTTTAAACTTGTTATATCCTACTGATGAAATTATAGCCATGATTGAGTGGATGAAAGATTATAATGCTAATCCATCCAATAAAAAAAAGATCCAATTTATTGGGCTCGACTTAAAGCAATTGGACCAAGGTTGCTTTAATAAAGTAATTGATTATGTAAGGCTGCATCGACCGGATTTGCTGGCAGAAGTAGAAGAAAATTATAAAGAATTGTCGGCTTTTAATGGAGGTATACAGGAGTATATGAACCTTGCCCCTGAAATAAAGGAAAAGTTCAAAGCAAACGCTGAGAGAGTAGCCAAATTACTAAAAGATGAAAATGGGCAAGCCAAAACAGAATTAGTTTCACCCGAGTACATCTGGGCGAAAGCAACGGCAATTGTAATAGAGAAATATACTACAATGCTAATTCCTAACGACTATCCAAGTGTGTTAAAGCTACATGAGCAATACTTGGCCGATCATGCAATGTGGGCACAAGAGACATTGGGTGGTAAAACGATGGTATGGGGACACAATATTCATATAGCTAAAGGAATTATCGATGAGAAATTATACCCTTATGTTGCGGGGCAATTTTTGAAGGAACGTTTAGACAATAATTATGTCACAATTGGCAGTACAACTACGGAGGGGAATTTTACCTTATACAACGACACCGGAGATAAGATTATAACGGATCCGATTCCACAAGATGTAAATAGTTTCAATTATACCTTCGGAAAAGTACCATATAACATGTTTTTATTGGATAACCGTCACCTTAAAGGACCGGCAGAGAAATGGGTGAAAGCAAAAAGACCATTACTAAGTATAGGGGCACGACTCTTACCGAACGAATCGGCATACTTTGATAAGTCATTGCTTGAGCAATTTGATATTATTTTTCATATTCGAAAAACAAGTCCATCTCATATTAAATAA
- a CDS encoding CPBP family intramembrane glutamic endopeptidase: MILHAKSFHNKDKIQRAKIGLQLFLSILIITSIILNVVVIITKSMPLIVVYMFTPALSSILTRIILKEGFKDVSFSLGNLKIWKGIGFALLIPMIICGITYSIAWLSGIAGFQYPEVGMFILEPIYNMLGLQYVTAPFSFIYLVVLSGIFGSLLGLIPALGEEMGWRGYMLTRLVDAEFSRPILFSGLIWATWHVPIVIAGLYVAGPSVVLSVLGIYLCIVPFGYIIAYLRLITGSIWPSVIIHATWNAIIQGPFTRASTGYQTEIWIGESGLITAIIILITAIITSRIVNLTK; this comes from the coding sequence ATGATATTACACGCAAAATCGTTCCACAATAAAGATAAAATCCAACGTGCTAAAATAGGACTTCAACTCTTTCTGAGTATCTTAATCATTACTTCTATTATCCTAAATGTAGTAGTAATAATTACGAAAAGTATGCCGCTTATTGTGGTATATATGTTTACCCCAGCATTATCTTCTATTTTGACTCGCATAATACTGAAAGAAGGGTTTAAAGATGTATCTTTTAGTCTCGGTAACTTAAAGATATGGAAGGGGATTGGTTTTGCTCTGCTAATCCCTATGATTATTTGTGGAATTACTTATTCTATCGCCTGGTTGAGCGGAATTGCTGGGTTTCAGTATCCCGAAGTTGGTATGTTTATTTTAGAACCGATCTACAATATGCTTGGGCTTCAGTATGTAACGGCACCATTCAGCTTCATTTATCTAGTAGTATTGAGCGGCATTTTCGGAAGTTTGCTTGGCTTAATCCCAGCTTTGGGAGAAGAAATGGGCTGGCGAGGTTATATGCTCACAAGGCTAGTCGATGCAGAGTTTTCACGGCCCATCCTTTTTAGTGGATTGATTTGGGCAACGTGGCATGTTCCAATAGTTATTGCTGGTCTATATGTAGCGGGACCATCTGTCGTTCTTTCAGTACTTGGTATCTATCTTTGTATTGTACCATTCGGTTATATTATAGCTTATTTACGACTTATTACAGGTAGCATTTGGCCTTCGGTTATCATCCATGCTACTTGGAATGCCATTATTCAAGGACCTTTCACACGTGCAAGTACAGGGTATCAAACTGAGATTTGGATTGGAGAATCTGGCTTGATAACCGCTATTATCATCTTGATTACTGCAATAATTACGTCTCGAATAGTAAATTTAACCAAATAG
- a CDS encoding PadR family transcriptional regulator, with amino-acid sequence MSSIERFSEPTLFILISLAEGNKHGYAIMEDIEKSYDIKIGPGTLYGAISRMEKHKLIEAISSKDRKKPYQITTEGREYLQEKLKEIEHVTKLGFQRLGLI; translated from the coding sequence ATGAGTTCAATTGAAAGGTTTTCAGAACCTACATTATTTATTTTGATCAGTTTAGCTGAGGGTAACAAACACGGGTATGCGATTATGGAAGATATTGAAAAATCATATGATATTAAAATTGGTCCTGGTACTTTATATGGTGCAATTAGTCGTATGGAAAAGCACAAACTTATTGAAGCAATTTCCTCAAAAGATAGGAAAAAACCTTATCAAATAACAACTGAAGGCAGAGAATACTTACAAGAAAAATTAAAGGAAATTGAGCATGTCACCAAGTTAGGTTTTCAGAGGTTGGGTCTGATATGA
- a CDS encoding TasA family protein: MSLKKKLGMGVVSAALGLSLIGGGTYAYFSDQVVTNNTLAAGTLDLAMQPTTSLNLDNLKPGDKILKKFNLKNSGTLDIKDVLMKVDYTVNDLKRDNQEDDFGKHIKVQFLWDWDPAKSPVYETTLAELKSQNPEVTSHKVFLAKWAETGGLKAGKMDWFWIKFIFEDNNMDQNMFQGDSITMKMEFQANQTEGQER; this comes from the coding sequence ATGTCTTTGAAAAAGAAATTAGGTATGGGAGTCGTTTCAGCCGCTCTTGGTTTATCTTTAATTGGTGGGGGGACATATGCGTATTTTAGTGATCAAGTTGTGACGAATAACACATTAGCCGCGGGGACATTAGATCTTGCTATGCAGCCTACCACTTCTCTCAATTTAGATAATTTAAAACCTGGGGATAAAATTTTAAAGAAATTCAATTTAAAAAATAGTGGTACATTAGATATTAAAGATGTTTTAATGAAAGTGGATTATACCGTAAACGATTTAAAACGAGATAATCAGGAAGACGATTTCGGTAAACATATTAAAGTACAATTTCTTTGGGATTGGGATCCAGCTAAAAGTCCTGTATACGAAACAACTCTTGCAGAATTAAAATCACAAAATCCGGAAGTCACGTCTCATAAAGTATTCCTTGCAAAATGGGCAGAGACGGGTGGATTAAAGGCGGGTAAGATGGATTGGTTCTGGATAAAATTTATCTTCGAAGATAATAATATGGATCAGAATATGTTCCAGGGAGATAGTATTACGATGAAAATGGAATTCCAAGCGAATCAAACAGAAGGACAAGAAAGATAA
- the hfq gene encoding RNA chaperone Hfq, whose product METKLQLFQKDRGKNILFSQEDLLQEAFQKKKDITLILLKGLHIKGIIRGYDTFSILIEYEGKQQLVYKHAISTIRF is encoded by the coding sequence TTGGAAACGAAATTACAATTATTTCAAAAGGATAGAGGTAAGAACATACTATTTTCACAGGAAGACTTATTACAAGAAGCGTTTCAAAAGAAGAAGGATATCACGTTAATCCTGTTAAAAGGACTACATATAAAAGGAATAATAAGAGGATATGATACTTTTTCTATTTTAATAGAATATGAGGGGAAACAACAGCTTGTATATAAACATGCAATCTCCACGATTCGATTCTAA
- a CDS encoding AbrB/MazE/SpoVT family DNA-binding domain-containing protein, with translation MKATGIVRKVDNLGRIVIPKETRKTLQVETSDALEFFVEEDAIVLQKYTPHGTCPITGEISSRNVKLVGGKLTLSPEGLKQLLAELEQYKVTV, from the coding sequence ATGAAAGCAACAGGTATTGTACGAAAAGTAGATAATTTGGGACGAATTGTAATACCAAAAGAAACAAGAAAAACTTTACAGGTGGAAACAAGCGATGCTTTAGAATTTTTTGTAGAAGAAGATGCGATTGTTCTACAAAAATATACACCTCATGGTACTTGTCCTATCACAGGAGAAATATCTTCAAGGAATGTAAAACTAGTAGGTGGAAAGCTGACGTTGAGTCCAGAGGGGCTAAAACAACTGTTAGCTGAACTAGAACAATACAAAGTAACTGTATGA
- a CDS encoding ArsR/SmtB family transcription factor, producing the protein MPKAFYMDIEYYERPADILRMLGHPMRLIIVRELISKSPLNVSELQKLLRVPQSTMSQQLIKLKQFKIVSYERKGNEVYYIVSDEKVIEGMKRVESLQQWT; encoded by the coding sequence ATGCCAAAAGCTTTCTATATGGATATTGAGTATTACGAGAGACCTGCAGATATATTGCGGATGCTTGGACATCCTATGCGTTTGATAATCGTTCGAGAATTAATTTCGAAAAGTCCATTAAATGTATCCGAGTTACAGAAGTTACTACGTGTTCCACAATCTACAATGTCACAGCAGTTAATAAAGTTAAAACAGTTTAAAATCGTTTCCTATGAGCGAAAAGGAAATGAGGTTTATTATATAGTGAGTGACGAAAAAGTGATTGAGGGCATGAAGAGAGTAGAAAGTTTGCAACAGTGGACGTAA